In Candidatus Aminicenantes bacterium, the following are encoded in one genomic region:
- a CDS encoding GTPase, with protein sequence MAFVNYNNKEITVKIVYYGPALSGKTTCLRYIYASRSLKKKGKLITLDTDGDRTLFFDFLPLEIGKLGEYTVKIQLYTVPGQVAYDTTRKLVLQGADGIVFVADSQVAVREQNIASYKNMKRNLALNNISYSEIPIILQYNKRDLHEILPVDELNSDLNGDNKPFSPTVATSGEKIIESLHTIMRLVVISLKNRLSVFQKDKTVMFSRDEITTSSPESPEPIEKISGKASEMEAGDTEAEDIFELDSPIEELESAEEEEAIFDLGDESVLTPGEAEAIEVPDFDHQADSTSPPLADAHKPGGQDSTDYWEEKENSDIHIRLDDSAGKVVIPVTLVVPKGHDKTQVDIQLSVTIQSED encoded by the coding sequence ATGGCATTCGTTAATTACAACAACAAAGAAATCACGGTTAAGATCGTTTATTATGGCCCTGCTCTGAGCGGCAAAACCACTTGCCTGCGCTACATTTACGCCAGCCGCAGTCTGAAAAAAAAAGGCAAACTGATCACCCTGGATACCGATGGCGACCGCACCCTGTTTTTCGATTTTCTGCCGCTGGAAATCGGCAAATTGGGAGAGTATACGGTAAAGATCCAGTTGTACACCGTTCCCGGGCAGGTGGCTTACGACACCACGCGAAAACTGGTTTTGCAGGGGGCGGACGGAATCGTTTTCGTGGCCGATTCCCAGGTGGCGGTTCGTGAGCAGAACATCGCCAGTTACAAAAACATGAAACGTAACCTGGCGCTAAACAACATTTCGTACAGTGAAATTCCCATTATCCTGCAGTACAACAAGCGCGATCTGCACGAAATTCTGCCTGTGGATGAGTTAAACAGTGACCTGAACGGCGACAACAAGCCTTTTTCCCCCACCGTGGCCACTTCGGGCGAAAAGATCATTGAATCCCTGCATACCATTATGCGCCTGGTGGTGATCTCGTTGAAAAACCGTTTGTCGGTATTCCAAAAAGACAAAACCGTGATGTTTTCCCGGGATGAAATCACCACGTCGTCTCCCGAATCACCTGAGCCCATTGAAAAAATTTCAGGGAAAGCGTCGGAAATGGAAGCTGGGGACACTGAAGCTGAAGACATCTTTGAGTTGGACAGTCCGATTGAGGAATTGGAATCCGCAGAGGAAGAGGAAGCGATTTTTGATCTTGGTGATGAGTCCGTGTTGACACCAGGAGAAGCAGAAGCCATCGAAGTTCCCGATTTTGACCATCAGGCGGACTCCACCTCACCGCCGTTGGCGGATGCCCACAAGCCGGGAGGGCAGGACAGTACCGATTACTGGGAAGAGAAAGAAAACAGCGATATTCACATTCGCCTGGATGATTCCGCCGGCAAAGTCGTGATTCCCGTAACCCTGGTTGTGCCCAAAGGGCATGACAAGACCCAAGTGGATATCCAGCTCTCTGTAACCATTCAGTCGGAAGACTGA
- the ybgF gene encoding tol-pal system protein YbgF codes for MKQRVALFLGFCVLLSGTLLPIRKDTKLLLEEIQRLSNQIKALNQDVASMRQTLRVMEDKVNALTRTGADDTQNQENVALSLQFLKEEINEMKNKVSEVIERLKSAPPVASGGATADEEYAAAEEVQSPENTYYTAYSDYMKKNYDLAIQGFQQFINLFPRNVLADNAMYWIGECYYAQKMFEQAVDTFSRLIESYADGDKTAAATLKKGYALIEMGRESEGVSVLRQLITQFPLSEEASLAQQKIRDISQ; via the coding sequence ATGAAACAACGCGTTGCGCTCTTTCTGGGATTTTGTGTACTTTTGAGTGGGACCCTGTTGCCCATCCGCAAAGACACAAAGCTGCTTCTGGAAGAGATCCAGAGGTTGTCGAATCAAATCAAGGCCTTGAATCAGGATGTCGCCTCAATGCGGCAGACGCTCCGTGTCATGGAAGACAAGGTGAACGCCCTGACACGGACCGGAGCCGATGATACCCAGAACCAGGAAAACGTGGCCTTGAGTCTGCAATTCCTCAAGGAAGAGATCAACGAAATGAAAAACAAGGTTTCTGAAGTCATTGAGCGCCTGAAGTCCGCCCCCCCGGTTGCATCCGGGGGGGCGACTGCGGATGAGGAATATGCCGCGGCCGAGGAGGTGCAGTCTCCGGAAAACACCTATTACACGGCATATTCCGATTACATGAAAAAGAACTACGATCTTGCCATTCAGGGGTTCCAGCAGTTTATCAACCTTTTCCCCCGCAATGTACTGGCAGACAACGCCATGTACTGGATCGGCGAATGTTACTATGCCCAGAAGATGTTCGAGCAGGCCGTGGACACCTTCTCCCGCCTGATCGAAAGCTATGCGGACGGAGACAAAACCGCCGCGGCTACCCTGAAAAAGGGATACGCGCTGATCGAAATGGGCCGGGAAAGCGAAGGCGTTTCCGTACTCAGACAGTTGATCACCCAATTCCCCCTGTCCGAGGAAGCTTCCCTGGCCCAGCAGAAGATCCGGGATATCAGTCAGTAG
- the ssb gene encoding single-stranded DNA-binding protein has product MSHVRSMNRVILVGRVGRDPEITHIPSIEKDVAKFSLATSEGYMDKSNQWQESTEWHNIVAWSGLAQKVERSISKGDMVLVEGKIKTRKWQDKDNQERRTTEIYADNLVVLDRINRGGGTGDGGGGSRGRREGAPAKPQEPPVRDINEFPYDDSQGDPF; this is encoded by the coding sequence ATGAGTCATGTCAGGAGTATGAACCGGGTAATCCTGGTGGGGAGAGTGGGTCGTGATCCCGAAATCACCCATATTCCCAGTATTGAGAAAGATGTCGCCAAGTTCAGTCTGGCCACCAGTGAAGGCTACATGGACAAAAGTAACCAGTGGCAGGAATCCACCGAATGGCACAACATTGTAGCCTGGAGCGGGCTGGCTCAGAAGGTTGAACGCAGCATCAGTAAAGGTGACATGGTATTGGTCGAGGGAAAGATCAAGACCCGCAAGTGGCAGGACAAGGACAACCAGGAACGCCGCACAACTGAGATCTACGCGGACAACCTGGTAGTATTGGACCGGATTAACCGCGGCGGCGGCACGGGTGATGGCGGGGGCGGAAGTCGCGGACGCAGGGAAGGCGCTCCAGCCAAGCCCCAGGAACCACCCGTGCGAGATATCAATGAATTTCCCTACGATGACAGCCAGGGTGATCCCTTCTAA
- the pal gene encoding peptidoglycan-associated lipoprotein Pal, translating to MKKLLTVCVLCLAMLTFFNGCKKEVQTEPEPQPVVEKVEETAPQPEKPQLTEEEIFMQKTLDQINREAHLKMIHFDFDKYFIREDMKSILQKNSEWLLNHDSVEIVIEGHCDERGTVEYNMALGEKRAEAAMKYLKSLGVPAERMRIISYGKNRPLVKGVDEDSHFMNRRSEFKVVKK from the coding sequence ATGAAAAAATTACTGACTGTCTGCGTGCTTTGCCTAGCCATGCTCACTTTCTTTAATGGGTGCAAAAAGGAAGTACAAACCGAGCCTGAACCCCAGCCCGTGGTGGAAAAGGTTGAAGAAACCGCGCCTCAACCTGAGAAGCCGCAATTAACTGAAGAAGAGATCTTTATGCAGAAGACCCTTGATCAGATCAACCGCGAGGCTCACCTAAAGATGATTCATTTCGATTTTGACAAATACTTTATTCGTGAGGATATGAAATCCATCCTGCAGAAGAACAGTGAATGGCTGTTGAATCACGACAGTGTCGAAATCGTTATTGAAGGCCATTGCGATGAACGGGGAACCGTGGAGTACAACATGGCACTGGGCGAGAAACGTGCGGAAGCCGCCATGAAGTACCTGAAGTCGCTGGGCGTTCCCGCGGAGCGGATGCGAATCATCTCTTACGGCAAGAATCGTCCCCTGGTTAAAGGCGTGGACGAAGATTCCCATTTCATGAATCGTCGCAGCGAGTTCAAGGTAGTTAAAAAGTAA